From Cygnus olor isolate bCygOlo1 chromosome 7, bCygOlo1.pri.v2, whole genome shotgun sequence, a single genomic window includes:
- the MKI67 gene encoding proliferation marker protein Ki-67 isoform X1, protein MPLFGKIIVIKRNGTDGIHFPLTASSCLFGRLNCLQDLNSFIQLRRTECDIRIQLPQVSKEHCKIEVNENEEAILTNLSTVNPTQLNGSCFQQPVPLQHGDVLTIIDRSFRFEYPLQSTPRKRRSRSLKDETRQVLHVQQVAEVELLHKQTSGSKRSSDHSECEEQNADENKQSTEENMSKALPVKLQTPKSSYKTKQSIKKENEMSPFSRLYETLKHEIKVKKTLQEGNVPEKAEKEGGKGALQEPSARIASSCDLVSPAKEKEIGISENNEEYKMKQEVISSEFNQISTVGSATKKCFTRSPQTSISKEVTKGIGKRSNLQDHKEVSTPGKSKGTEVTAKTPKPSKENDSNAACLLQPCSIERLGYADEVKIYNSAITAEKIAQTTNMTKVSEVDKHVSTPTPRRKSPRSCFTSPTKEATGVDSVNIGTPTTRGGVSLERKSFSEISAEIQREDSVCRNDSLQQLPLAENKCLKQRRNSKQHTPRKSAEVEVLKEICDQTNVDSKKRDSESPASNSKSPRRNVRQSKEFVNKSIHSETPISGELKSELASPASEKSGSGRKRSRPRTSELRTEKSLETNAVKEHHNKTVDSQDSGTQQDLATNVRNRKSDLENASVPRPHRFSSKRRSSGSANVLEGNEAVSEMSVSGLLAEEESGKTKRVSQKRKSGDLLPQPLGKTKRVSFGGHLSPELFDKSLPPNSPLKRGAIPARLSLPFGDSPRAVLKKAQGLKHFAVQELSVRLQKEKMSPKNLPAQVPPAAYSPDSGKATPELTTSSPAPYTKGRFSVSLITTPSPIAEEQNGVEKDMNTEEKSGGQVQTPTSNHVSQDDNTLMATPNKLTKSSQRNSKKTPMKRSGAVAVINAKRRSGASTANLLVAKSWAEVVKLGVARPQAKAVKKRTQKGRPVKKITESPKTPERKIKGHFSTGHAESPATIVIGRAYSTTVRMAGKVPKVVKNPILKQNLNMDESFTGLGEMFKTPENESGKRSPSSPVHNSDFTPTCTAADVSELHTPEESGEMMVSPLNTPDASEQKLDCQDISYLLIEKESPKSVFDIISAKTPEGRKAVQEEDLDVDSVSIIAEKQASQVKLASKRKTPDQKLESVEVVSGIKQLLRTPKKKPKPAEALSGVKRLMKTPKQKPEPVEALSGIKQLVETPKKKPEPVEALSGIKQLVDTPKKKPKLAEVLLGIKRLMKTPKQKPEPVEALSGIKQLMETPEQKPEPAEALSGIKQLMETPEQKPEPAEALSGIEQLMETPEQKPEPAEALSGIEQLMETPEQKPEPAEALSGIEQLMETPEQKPEPVEALSVIEQLMETPEQKPEPVEALSVIEQLMETPKQKPEPAEALSGIEQLMETPEQKPEPAEALSGIEQLMETPKQKPEPVEALSGIKQLMETPEEKLEPAEVLSGIKQLTRTPQQKLEPITDENVTGVNLIPKNPKLEHQPVEDMVGVSRIFKTPKEKVEPIEDMFGISRLVQTPREKYHPVDDFVGLKRLMAEPRQKNSDSEVDYVGVKEMFGEETKVRSENVTDPKQEDAVPPCANDSRDYGGNKTVLEDTGNTSQGKDSQQNLSTTEDRSTQRLTRGRSRKTAHPTSIKQCEKDLNLKELQGLEIKSIQEEMGEISTSTSIAKNTGRRKRTNPCMEKEIVSKHPDEKTVETVSLVETQVDTQRPRRGKTKEPKELKHPSEDLESCERGSSVLQKDPANRKQALQEYDINDTSVTEDDQSRKTESVSSSSQDENYQLQTDLKKSENTSDKGSVEDRKEILLLHQKRSRGMKNIENTEALLLPKRGRRARKEQVEQASSEELHGTTRKLRKDQSAKLLQGDEWTSETVPTEESENRTKLEVKITEKRRKSSRNARKHPTEVKADVCGMALENTQNVQKAKETSNETVTETQSPTKNERKVSLGDEAESAQENTTKSSQRLKSKSPSGETDKMPITVLNLESNRSSVQEANRTRNRRGKKDSSEKKADEFAQDVNSLDLMPKCRSETEESSPKESSASSCVKQSHQVMKDQNNTADTSVTTLNSNGVAQSRQKRTRNEQEANEPKQTEILQENQTQNNRTTHRRVRGRKVNFRLEEASSEALGEERNLPGTEEGMTCKRDQHEASENPVQVRRSKRRHVDSIPQATCSTFTKKETLIKDHTKDETFAKDQDPALEAIPSSTEEVPLRGRRRREVAVASQTVSSLSIRKKRRLLEGDDKKMTVKEDQNPALGNNTLQAKANASARDKRKEIDLAAEAKSSASLRRKRGLSETDDKEESTNEEQNMLLESVSCAKEKPLGRGRKKETPPVPHTTNSISLRRKRGLPADNGREEAPKDQNVPEDEPKRGRRNEAAILLEATSSTSAQGKRNLSKESSRKNNRREAKKMISEKPSSEEKIDLSKGYSGKKISIASLAVSSSSLQGLPEDGENETPEEQQGILLEVTQSAKENPSKAGRRKRVPSKSEETSSTFLREKPVLPEDRAQKGVPKEGEGTALENNLSQEKHRQLRNKRKNVQFKSEAATSTSLHDNDSSPENGNISETQCLISTGSEGNNQSGKGKEVNRTQQTSTSRGRKRLLPADDLPPKKLKSVTCAYPNVPRTSILPGSPLGLLTSHFFAGFHFLTLLYALPRGLVCFGLLFYQSG, encoded by the exons ATGCCGCTCTTCgggaaaataattgtaattaaACGGAATGGGACTGATGGAATTCACTTTCCACTCACTGCAAGTTCTTGTTTATTTGGAAG acttaaTTGTCTTCAGGATCTCAACTCTTTTATCCAATTAAG GAGAACAGAATGTGACATCCGCATCCAGTTGCCTCAGGTCTCAAAAGAACATTGTAAAATTGAAGTAAATGAAAACGAGGAG GCAATCTTGACAAATTTAAGTACAGTAAATCCTACGCAGCTGAACGGTAGCTGTTTTCAGCAACCTGTACCTCTGCAGCACGGAGATGTGTTAACTATTATTGATCGTTCTTTCAG GTTTGAATATCCTCTCCAATCAACTCCAAGAAAGAGGCGTTCCAGATCTCTGAAAGATGAAACGCGGCAG GTTCTTCATGTTCAGCAGGTGGCAGAAGTGGAGTTATTACATAAGCAAACTTCAGGATCTAAAAGATCTTCAG ATCATTCTGAGTGCGAAGAACaaaatgctgatgaaaataaacaaagtacAGAGGAAAATATGTCCAAAGCCTTACCAGTTAAGCTACAAACACCCAAATCTTCATATAAGACAAAACAAtctattaaaaaggaaaatgaaatgtctcCGTTTAGTAGACTCtatgaaacactgaaacatgagattaaagtgaaaaaaactctgcaagaaggaaatgtacctgaaaaagctgaaaaagaaggtGGTAAGGGTGCTCTGCAAGAACCAAGTGCTCGAATTGCATCAAGTTGTGATCTTGTAAGCCCggctaaagaaaaagaaataggcataagtgaaaataatgaagaatatAAGATGAAACAAGAAGTAATTAGTTCAGAATTTAATCAAATCTCAACAGTAGGAAGTGCTACCAAGAAATGTTTTACCAGAAGTCCGCAAACTTCTATTTCAAAGGAGGTGACAAAAGGTATTGGTAAGAGAAGTAACTTGCAAGATCATAAGGAAGTAAGTACGCCAGGTAAATCTAAAGGCACTGAAGTTACAGCCAAAACACCCAAACCCAGTAAGGAGAATGACAGCAATGCAGCATGTTTGCTGCAGCCATGCTCCATAGAACGCTTGGGTTATGCGGATGAGGTGAAAATCTACAACTCTGCaataacagcagagaaaatagcACAAACAACAAACATGACGAAGGTTTCTGAAGTAGATAAACATGTGTCTACACCAACCCCCAGAAGGAAGAGTCCTCGATCTTGTTTCACGTCACCTACCAAAGAAGCTACTGGGGTGGATTCTGTAAATATTGGTACTCCAACAACTCGAGGAGGTGTGTCGTTGGAACGTAagtctttttcagaaatttcagctgaaattcaaaGGGAAGATTCAGTGTGCAGAAATGATAGCCTCCAACAACTGCCtttggcagaaaataaatgcttaaaacaGAGACGAAATAGTAAACAACATACGCCAAGAAAATCAGCGGAAGTAGAAGTGCTGAAAGAAATCTGTGATCAGACAAATGTAGACTCAAAAAAGAGAGATTCTGAGTCCCCTGCTTCTAATTCCAAGAGTCCCAGAAGAAATGTCAGACAAAGTAAAGAATTTGTAAACAAAAGCATCCATTCAGAGACACCAATTTCAGGAGAGTTAAAATCAGAACTGGCATCTCCTGCTAGTGAGAAATCTGgctctggaagaaaaaggagtagGCCAAGGACCTCTGAACTGCGAACTGAGAAATCATTGGAGACAAATGCAGTTAAAGAACACCACAATAAGACTGTAGACAGTCAGGACAGTGGAACTCAACAAGATCTGGCCACCAATGTGCGTAATCGGAAATCAGATTTGGAAAATGCCAGTGTTCCAAGACCTCATAGATTCTCGTCAAAAAGAAGGTCTTCTGGAAGTGCTAATGTACTGGAAGGCAACGAGgctgtttcagaaatgagtgTTTCTGGCCTGTTGGCTGAAGAAGAATCAG gcaagaCAAAAAGAGTATCTCAGAAGAGGAAGAGCGGTGATCTGTTACCTCAGCCTttaggaaagacaaaaagagtGTCTTTTGGTGGTCATCTAAGTCCAGAACTCTTTGACAAAAGTTTGCCTCCCAACTCGCCCCTTAAAAGAGGTGCGATTCCTGCAAGACTGAGCTTACCATTTGGAGACTCCCCACGTGCAGTGCTGAAAAAGGCTCAGGGGCTGAAGCACTTTGCAGTCCAG GAACTTTCTGTAcgtttgcaaaaagaaaaaatgtcaccAAAAAATTTGCCAGCCCAGGTGCCCCCAGCTGCCTATTCCCCTGACTCTGGAAAAGCAACACCAGAGCTTACTACAAGCTCTCCAGCACCTTACACAAAAGGACGTTTCTCTGTTTCGCTCATCACAACACCATCACCAATTGCAGAAGAGCAGAACGGTGTTGAAAAAGATATGAATACAGAGGAGAAGAGTGGTGGCCAAGTGCAAACACCTACATCTAATCATGTTAGCCAAGATGATAACACCTTAATGGCAACACCAAACAAGTTAACAAAAAGTTCACAACGTAATTCGAAGAAGACTCCCATGAAGAGAAGTGGTGCTGTAGCAGTTATCAATGCAAAAAGAAGAAGCGGTGCCTCTACTGCCAATTTACTAG TTGCAAAATCTTGGGCAGAAGTGGTAAAACTAGGTGTTGCGAGACCACAGGCAAAGGCTGTTAAAAAACGTACCCAAAAAGGAAGACCAGTGAAGAAGATAACAGAGTCACCAAAG actccagaaagaaaaataaaaggtcattTTAGCACAGGTCATGCAGAGTCTCCCGCTACAATAGTTATAGGTAGAGCTTACTCTACCACTGTCAGAATGGCTGGAAAGGTCCCTAAAGTGGTGAAAAATCCGATCTTGAAACAAAACTTGAATATGGATGAAAGCTTCACAG GACTGGGTGAGATGTTTAAAACTCCAGAAAATGAGAGTGGAAAAAGATCACCTTCGAGCCCTGTTCATAACAGTGATTTTACACCAACGTGCACTGCAGCGGACGTTTCTGAACTGCATACTCCCGAAGAATCTG GAGAGATGATGGTGTCACCATTAAATACTCCAGATGCTTCGGAACAGAAACTTGATTGTCAAGACATCTCATATCTTCTGATAGAGAAGGAATCTCCAAAGTCTGTGTTTGACATAATATCCGCCAAAActcctgaaggaagaaaagctgtgcaGGAAGAAGATCTTGATGTGGATAGTGTGTCAATAATTGCAGAGAAACAAGCATCTCAGGTGAAATTGGCAAGTAAAAGGAAAACTCCAGATCAGAAGTTGGAGTCAGTTGAGGTTGTGTCAGGCATCAAGCAGCTATTAAGGACCccaaagaaaaagccaaaacctGCAGAGGCCCTGTCAGGCGTCAAGCGGCTTATGAAGACCCCAAAGCAGAAACCAGAGCCTGTAGAGGCCCTGTCAGGAATCAAGCAGCTTGTGGAGACCCCGAAGAAGAAACCAGAGCCTGTAGAGGCCCTGTCAGGCATCAAGCAGCTCGTGGACACCCCGAAGAAGAAACCGAAGCTAGCTGAGGTCCTGTTGGGCATCAAGCGGCTTATGAAGACCCCAAAGCAGAAACCAGAGCCTGTAGAGGCCCTGTCAGGCATCAAGCAGCTCATGGAGACCCCAGAGCAGAAACCAGAGCCAGCTGAGGCCCTGTCAGGCATCAAGCAGCTCATGGAGACCCCAGAGCAGAAACCAGAGCCAGCTGAGGCCCTGTCAGGCATCGAGCAGCTCATGGAGACCCCAGAGCAGAAACCAGAGCCAGCTGAGGCCCTGTCAGGCATCGAGCAGCTCATGGAGACCCCAGAGCAGAAACCAGAGCCAGCTGAGGCCCTGTCAGGCATCGAGCAGCTCATGGAGACCCCAGAGCAGAAACCAGAGCCTGTAGAGGCCCTGTCAGTCATCGAGCAGCTCATGGAGACCCCAGAGCAGAAACCAGAGCCTGTAGAGGCCCTGTCAGTCATCGAGCAGCTCATGGAGACCCCAAAGCAGAAACCAGAGCCAGCTGAGGCCCTGTCAGGCATCGAGCAGCTCATGGAGACCCCAGAGCAGAAACCAGAGCCAGCTGAGGCCCTGTCAGGCATCGAGCAGCTCATGGAGACCCCAAAGCAGAAACCAGAGCCTGTAGAGGCCCTGTCAGGCATCAAGCAGCTCATGGAGACCCCAGAAGAAAAGCTGGAGCCAGCTGAGGTCCTATCAGGCATCAAGCAGCTCACAAGGACCCCACAGCAAAAGTTGGAACCTATTACAGATGAAAATGTCACAGGAGTTAATTTAATCccaaaaaatccaaaattgGAACATCAACCAGTAGAAGACATGGTTGGGGTCAGCCGTATTTTCAAAACTCCAAAGGAAAAAGTTGAACCCATAGAAGATATGTTTGGAATTAGTAGATTAGTGCAGACTCCAAGAGAGAAATATCATCCAGTTGATGACTTTGTGGGTCTGAAGAGGCTTATGGCAGAACCCAGACAGAAAAATTCTGATTCTGAAGTGGATTATGTTGGAGTTAAGGAAATGTTTGGTGAGGAGacaaag GTCAGGTCAGAAAATGTTACGGATCCTAAGCAAGAAGATGCTGTGCCTCCTTGTGCTAATGACAGTCGTGACTATG GGGGgaataaaactgttttagaaGACACAGGAAATACTTCACAAGGTAAAGATTCTCAACAGAATTTGTCAACTACTGAAGACCGCTCTACCCAGCGACTAACAAGGGGCAGATCAAGGAAGACTGCACATCCAACTTCAATAAAGCAGTGTGAAAaggatttaaatttaaaagaactgCAAGGTCTGGAGATAAAGAGCATCCAAGAAGAGATGGGAGAGATCAGTACTTCAACTTCAATAGctaaaaatacaggaagaagaaagagaacaaatccttgcatggaaaaagaaattgtttcaaaGCATCCTGATGAGAAAACAGTTGAAACCGTTTCACTTGTGGAAACGCAAGTTGATACTCAAAGACCAAGAAGAGGCAAAACTAAAGAACCAAAGGAGTTAAAACATCCTAGTGAGGATCTTGAGTCTTGTGAAAGAGGTTCTTCAGTGCTACAAAAAGATCCTGCAAATAGGAAACAGGCTTTGCAGGAGTATGACATCAATGACACATCTGTAACTGAAGATGATCaaagcagaaagacagaaagcgTATCTAGTAGCAGTCAGGATGAAAATTATCAACtgcaaacagatttaaaaaaatctgaaaacacatCTGACAAAGGTAGTGtagaagacaggaaagaaattcttctaTTGCATCAGAAGAGGTCTagaggaatgaaaaatatagaaaacacagaagcacTGCTTCTAcctaaaagaggaagaagagctaGGAAAGAACAGGTTGAACAAGCTTCTTCAGAGGAGCTTCATGGGACAACAAGGAAACTTCGTAAAGACCAATCAGCAAAATTACTACAAGGTGATGAGTGGACTTCTGAGACTGTCCCCACAGAGGAATCTGAAAACAGAACTAAACTTGAAgtaaagataacagaaaaaagaCGTAAGTCTTCAAGAAATGCTAGAAAACACCCAACGGAAGTAAAAGCAGATGTTTGCGGGATGGCActtgaaaatacacagaatgttcagaaagcaaaggaaacttCAAACGAAACTGTTACCGAAACACAATCACCCACcaaaaatgagaggaaagtATCTCTGGGAGATGAAGCAGAAAGTGCTCAGGAAAATACAACAAAGTCATCTCAAAGATTAAAGTCAAAATCACCTTCTGGAGAGACAGATAAAATGCCAATTACTGTTCTGAACTTGGAATCAAACAGAAGCTCAGTACAAGAAGCAAACAGAACTAgaaacaggagagggaaaaaagactcttcagagaaaaaggcTGATGAATTTGCCCAGGATGTAAACAGCCTAGATCTTATGCCCAAATGTAGGTCAGAAACAGAGGAATCTTCTCCCAAAGAGTCTTCAGCCTCTAGTTGTGTCAAGCAGTCACACCAAGTAATGAAAGACCAGAACAACACAGCTGACACATCAGTAACTACTCTAAACAGCAACGGTGTTGCTCAGAGCCGTCAAAAACGGACAAGAAATGAGCAGGAAGCAAATGAACCAAAGCAAACTGAAATCTTGCAAGAGaatcaaacacaaaataacaGAACTACACATAGAAGAGTTAGAGGtagaaaagttaattttagACTTGAAGAAGCCAGTTCTGAAGCTCtaggagaagaaaggaatttaCCTGGGACTGAGGAAGGAATGACTTGCAAACGTGATCAACATGAGGCTTCAGAAAATCCTGTACAAGTAAGGAGGAGCAAAAGAAGGCACGTTGATTCCATTCCACAAGCAACTTGTTCTACCTTTACGAAGAAGGAAACCTTAATTAAAGATCATACTAAAGATGAGACTTTTGCAAAAGATCAAGATCCAGCTTTGGAAGCTATTCCCTCTTCAACAGAAGAGGTTCCACTGAGAGGACGAAGAAGGCGAGAGGTTGCTGTAGCATCACAAACAGTGAGTTCTctttctatcagaaaaaaacGTAGGTTGCTAGAAGGTGATGATAAAAAGATGACTGTGAAAGAAGATCAAAATCCAGCATTGGGAAATAACACTTTGCAGGCAAAAGCAAATGCATCAGCAagggacaaaagaaaagagattgaTCTAGCAGCAGAGGCAAAAAGTTCAGCTTCTCTCCGGAGAAAACGTGGCTTGTCAGAAACTGATGATAAAGAGGAGAGTACtaatgaagaacaaaacatGCTTTTGGAATCAGTGTCCTgtgcaaaagaaaagccattaGGAAggggcagaaagaaagaaactccTCCAGTGCCACACACAACTAATTCCATTTCTCTTAGAAGAAAACGTGGTTTGCCAGCAGATAATGGTAGAGAAGAGGCTCCTAAAGATCAAAATGTTCCAGAAGATGAACCGAAAAGAGGCAGAAGGAATGAAGCTGCCATCTTGTTAGAAGCCACAAGTTCTACTTCTGCTCAGGGAAAACGTAACTTATCAAAAGAAAGTAGCAGAAAGAATAATCGTAGGGAAgctaaaaaaatgatttctgaaaaaccctcttctgaagaaaaaatcgATCTTTCAAAAGGGTACTCAGGGAAAAAGATTAGTATCGCTTCACTGGCTGTTAGTTCTAGTTCACTTCAAGGTTTGCCAGAAGATGGTGAGAATGAAACTCCTGAAGAGCAACAGGGTATACTTTTGGAAGTAACCCaatcagcaaaagaaaatccatcgaaagcaggcagaaggaaaagagttCCTTCCAAATCTGAAGAAACTAGTTCAACTTTTCTCAGGGAAAAGCCTGTCTTGCCTGAAGACAGAGCTCAAAAAGGAGTTCCTAAAGAAGGTGAAGGTACAgctctggaaaataatttatccCAGGAGAAACATAGGcaactgagaaataaaaggaaaaatgtacaATTCAAATCAGAGGCAGCTACTTCTACTTCTCTTCACGATAATGACAGCTCGCCTGAAAATGGCAACATTTCGGAAACTCAGTGTTTGATATCCACTGGCTCTGAAGGAAATAATCagtctggaaaaggaaaagaggttaACCGTACCCAGCAAACTTCCACTTCTCGCGGAAGAAAACGTCTGTTGCCAGCAGATGACTTACCAcccaaaaaattaaaatcag ttaCATGTGCTTATCCAAATGTACCACGTACATCTATTTTGCCAGGTTCCCCTCTTGGTTTGTTGACTTCACActtttttgctggttttcacTTCTTGACACTACTATATGCGCTTCCCAGAGGATTGgtctgttttggtttgcttttctacCAGTCTGGATAG